The DNA region CGCCAGAGTGTAACCTCACCTGAAATAGATTCGGATTTTATGTCGGTAAAATTTTTATTGCCCCACCATGTTAGAATATAAATATAGGTTTCTGCTAAAACAGGCATTCCATTATAAGTACCGTCCCAACCCTGATCGTTCTCTGTACCCGAATATACTTTTAGACCCCATCTATTAAAGATTGACCACTCATATTTTGCGATAAAAGTAGTGACAGGCTTAAATCGGTCATTTAATCCGTCGCGGTTGGGAGTGAAAGAGTTTGGAATAAATATTTTTGGAGGGCATTGGTCATAAATAAGTATAGAGTCTGATTGTTTACATCCAAAAGTATCAGTAGTATGCAATGTATAAGTACCCTCATGGTAAGCATCAATGCCCGCAGTATTTTCGCCTGATGGCATCCATACATAGGTATTATAACCCTGAACATCTATGAAGACACTTCCATTGTTATCACTGCAAAAGTTTTTATCTGTATCGAGATTTAATTTCTTATATGGAAAGTGCTTGAGTTTTAAAGTGTCGGTTGCAATACATCCGAACGTATCCGTTACCTGAACAGAATAATTGGAGGCTCGCTTTACTATAATAGAAACAGAGGTATCGTTGGTACTCCACAGATATTTGCCATACACATTGCATTTAAATAAAATACTATCATAAAAACAGATTGATGTGTCGTTTCCAAGTGAAAAATCAGGTCTTTCATCAACATATGCAACTGTATCAGAATAGTCTTTATCACATATTTTAGCACCCGAGGCAACGAGTTTTATATAATGTTTTCCGAAATTGATATTGGCGGGTATTTTTAATTTTTTGCCCGAACCAATATAAACAGAATCATTCATAAACCAATTGAAGGTAGTATATGCAGAATCGGCTATTGAGCGTAAAGTGTCGTTACATGATGAGATATTTTTATTAAAATCGGGATAAGTTAAATCATAATAAACCATAAAGGTCATAGATTTTTTAATACCTGTAGATTTTATACTATCTGGTTCTAACCATAGATTCCCAAATCCTATCCCTGGTTTATTATAGGCAATATCTACATGTCCACTTAAATAAAGTCTATTACAAGCATTAATTTCAATTCTATTTGGTATTACATGATTTGAATCAACCGGAAAATACGCATTCAATAAATTACCATTGGAAGCATATCTATTTATAAACATATTATAGTTATTTAAATCAGGACTTATGATATTATTAAATTTTTTTGAACCACCAAAATAAATACCTGTTACAAATATATTCATATCTCTGTCTAATGCTAAAGCCATGCCTGTTGCCCAACCATTACCTTCGCTTGTTTGAACCCAAAGCGGCGTTAAAGTTGAATCAAGCTTTAACAGAAAAAAATTATCTGTTGAAATGGCTGAATATTTTAGGTTTTTGAATTGTAAAATGTCTTTAAACTCACCTATAACATATACATTACCTTTAATATCATAGATTATTTGCCGTATATATACGTGCGAGCGTATATTTTTATTAAAATAGAAACGACCCAGTTCATTCCCCAAAGAATCTATCTGCGATAGGAAAGCCTTATTGCCACGACTGTTATATTGCTTTTGCGATGTATCTGATTCAAAACCTGCCAAACCTGCAACAATTATGGTATTATTAAGGTTCACTAAACCATAGCTAATGAATTGCGAACTGCCATATAGACTTCTATACTTTCTGTGCCAAATATATTGGCCTGTGTTTGAGAAGGCAATTACATAAGGATTTTCTGTTGTTGCACCCATATTCATTGTTTCAGAAATTATAGAATCACCGGTAGAAATTACATATACCTTGTTGTGTAATTCACCACCCAGATAAATCCTGTCCTTTTCGTAACTGAATATTCTAAAGAAAGCATTGCCAACTGTTTGCCTTAATAAGTATTGCGTGTTGTATATGGTACTATTATCTTTATTGATGCTGAATATATAAACCTTCACTTCACCATTTAGATCCGCTTTTTGAATGGTGATATTCCCTATAGTAAATGTATTTGAAATTGTGGCTAAAAGTGCAATTTGATGTTCAGCATTCCAAGCAAGTTGACATAATGCGTATGAATAAGGTAACTCCCAAATTATTTCTCCCTTGCGATTTAATTTAATAAGTGAATTTTTGTTAAAGTATTTTTTGTTTTTAGCATCAATTGTGCTACCTCTATTTTGTATTTTATAAATATTGCCTTCTTCATCTGTCAAAAAATGACCTAAAAATGTTTCGTCATTATTTACTACATAGCCCTTCTGCCAATGCTGGCAATAAGCATAGTTGTATATTAAAAAAAACCATATAAATGTAAAATGCTTCAAGAGGTTTAATAAATAATTATTTTACGAGTAATTTCATTTCCATTATTATTAAGTTTTATAACATATAAACCAGTATTAAGGTTTTGCACATTTATTTGCACATTTATTTGCTCTTGTATGTAGCCTGTAAAAACTTCTTTACCCACTACATTGTATATAGAACAGATACCCTTAAAACCCTTGATATACAATAGGTCGTGTGTTGGATTAGGATAAATTTGGATAACATCATACTGTCTTATTTCATTAACCCCATTATTAATATTTGAAAGACGAAAAAGAATAATACTGTCGCCATAAATATATAATTTATCTCCATTTTGATAGAAGTTTTTTAACAATCCCGGTTGCCCCTCTATACTATCCTAGTAAAATAAACTGTCATTTATTCCAATACTATATATTTTCCTTTTGTTGTCTAAAATAAAGATGGTGTCATGCTGTACCCGCAAACTTGTAATATTCAAAAATTGCCGATTAGAATTGATTTTCAGCCAAGTAGCCCCTTTGTTTTTAGTATATAGTAAATTTACATGGTCACTGAAATAGATATTATTTGTATCACGAATATAGATATTGGGCTGAAAAATTCCAACAGAGTCAGTAAATAAAACAGAAGAATGCCAACTATTACCTTTATCAGTAGAGATGTGCATTTTTCCGAAATCATTAACGGTGTGCCATGTTGTAGAATCAAACTTATAATAGACGGTGGTGTTGGTATTCAAATTAAGATAGGTGAGGGTTTTAAATCCATCATTGGTTTTAAATAGTGAGTCTCTTATAAAAAATAAGGCATTCAAACTATCATAAATAACCCCTTCGAACAAGGCTGGTGCGAGAAATTGCGATCGTTCTTCTGTGTAAATTACCCTCCGCCATGTTTTACCAAAATCTTTGCTCATCACTAGTAATTGATAATTATTAAATTTGAGTCTCTTATCTTTCCCCCACACCCAACAACAGCCATCTGAAGTGTAGGTTAAGCCCTTACTAATAATGTTTGAATCAATAAGTTTGTTATGCCATGTGTTGCCTTTATCAAAAGTATAATTTATATGGATGCCACCTATAGTAATAATGGTGTCGCTGCCAACAGTAACCATAGATTGTATTGGAAAATCAGACTTAAATGATTTTTCCCAATCTTGTGCATTTGTATCTTGCAGTAGCAAGATACAAATATATAGTATCAAATATTTCATGTTTATATATAAATTAAGCAATACATTAGTTACACCTTGTGTGTGTTATATTAATGTTTAACAACAAATTTAAGGCTTTTAACTGAAATATCATCTTGAATTAATTTTGCTATATACATTCCTGAAGCAAGCAAAGCGGTTTGTAGTTCAATGCCATTATCATTTTTATTTAAGGTTAGCACCATTAATTCTTTTCCTGTTATATCAGTAATAATGATATATTGCTTAAAAGAGTTGCTTTGCCCTGTATTAATTTCAAACTTTATATAATCGTTAGCCGGATTAGGATACACAATTAATTTTTCTGCAACCCTTCCCATTGAATTTGCTATTCCAGCAGGAAAACCATGGCAGGTTATATCAGGACAAGTATTAGCTGAGGTATTATTATGAACGTTGACTAAATTTCCTGCAGTAGCATTTATTATCGCAAGATTATTATTACGTCCCATATCATATTCGTAAACAACTAACTGGTCAGCAAAAAAATTGTCTATAACAAAAACTCCCCTTGAATGTGTATTTCCAGAATTTTTACCGCCAGACGCCTGATCTATGATTGTGCCAGTTACAGTTATATCATAAGGTATGTCCTCGAAAATATTGCACCATACATCAATGTTCATGGTATTTGTTGCATCTTTTAAAACTATGCCTTTCACTGTTGTTTTAGTGGTGCCGTTATGGGTTAAATTATTTTTATATATTCTACCAAATATAGTTAGCGGGTCATTGACTTCAACAAATTCAACTATCGGGTCATTACTTGTTAAAATGTTGTTGTATATAATTGGATTAACACTTGAATTCAGCGAGGAAATGATAGGCACATACGACAAAAAGAAGAACAAAGAAATACCTGTTGCAAAGCCCACCGAAAGTAAAA from Bacteroidota bacterium includes:
- a CDS encoding gliding motility-associated C-terminal domain-containing protein, giving the protein MKHFTFIWFFLIYNYAYCQHWQKGYVVNNDETFLGHFLTDEEGNIYKIQNRGSTIDAKNKKYFNKNSLIKLNRKGEIIWELPYSYALCQLAWNAEHQIALLATISNTFTIGNITIQKADLNGEVKVYIFSINKDNSTIYNTQYLLRQTVGNAFFRIFSYEKDRIYLGGELHNKVYVISTGDSIISETMNMGATTENPYVIAFSNTGQYIWHRKYRSLYGSSQFISYGLVNLNNTIIVAGLAGFESDTSQKQYNSRGNKAFLSQIDSLGNELGRFYFNKNIRSHVYIRQIIYDIKGNVYVIGEFKDILQFKNLKYSAISTDNFFLLKLDSTLTPLWVQTSEGNGWATGMALALDRDMNIFVTGIYFGGSKKFNNIISPDLNNYNMFINRYASNGNLLNAYFPVDSNHVIPNRIEINACNRLYLSGHVDIAYNKPGIGFGNLWLEPDSIKSTGIKKSMTFMVYYDLTYPDFNKNISSCNDTLRSIADSAYTTFNWFMNDSVYIGSGKKLKIPANINFGKHYIKLVASGAKICDKDYSDTVAYVDERPDFSLGNDTSICFYDSILFKCNVYGKYLWSTNDTSVSIIVKRASNYSVQVTDTFGCIATDTLKLKHFPYKKLNLDTDKNFCSDNNGSVFIDVQGYNTYVWMPSGENTAGIDAYHEGTYTLHTTDTFGCKQSDSILIYDQCPPKIFIPNSFTPNRDGLNDRFKPVTTFIAKYEWSIFNRWGLKVYSGTENDQGWDGTYNGMPVLAETYIYILTWWGNKNFTDIKSESISGEVTLWR
- a CDS encoding T9SS type A sorting domain-containing protein; translation: MLKNFYQNGDKLYIYGDSIILFRLSNINNGVNEIRQYDVIQIYPNPTHDLLYIKGFKGICSIYNVVGKEVFTGYIQEQINVQINVQNLNTGLYVIKLNNNGNEITRKIIIY
- a CDS encoding T9SS type A sorting domain-containing protein, translated to MGFATGISLFFFLSYVPIISSLNSSVNPIIYNNILTSNDPIVEFVEVNDPLTIFGRIYKNNLTHNGTTKTTVKGIVLKDATNTMNIDVWCNIFEDIPYDITVTGTIIDQASGGKNSGNTHSRGVFVIDNFFADQLVVYEYDMGRNNNLAIINATAGNLVNVHNNTSANTCPDITCHGFPAGIANSMGRVAEKLIVYPNPANDYIKFEINTGQSNSFKQYIIITDITGKELMVLTLNKNDNGIELQTALLASGMYIAKLIQDDISVKSLKFVVKH